In the genome of Actinomadura graeca, one region contains:
- a CDS encoding indolepyruvate ferredoxin oxidoreductase subunit alpha, translating to MITQPCEGVKDGACVDVCPADCIETDEAAEQYFIDPERCIDCDVCVTVCPVDAIYRESEVPEEWLPYIGRNAGFFAVEEAEAS from the coding sequence GTGATCACACAGCCGTGTGAGGGAGTGAAGGACGGGGCGTGCGTGGACGTCTGCCCCGCCGACTGCATCGAGACGGACGAGGCGGCCGAGCAGTACTTCATCGATCCGGAGCGGTGCATCGACTGTGACGTGTGCGTCACGGTCTGCCCGGTCGACGCGATCTACCGGGAGTCCGAGGTGCCCGAGGAGTGGCTGCCCTACATCGGGCGCAACGCGGGGTTCTTCGCAGTGGAGGAGGCTGAGGCGTCGTGA
- a CDS encoding ATP-binding protein, with protein MTDSTGYLLARVELLRARVRLLVEERAGADPSAGDRFRGLYVGPETARRLADGPGPGAVPDPGYEHAVLELAETVGTATRAHRLATAFGLIDLDMEILLVALAPDLDRSFEPLYGYLNDDVSRRRASVGLALDLCGTPVTSAPARARFAAGAPLTAGRLLVLEDTDRPFLSRGLRVPDRVAAFLLGDDAPDGDLAGVVRLDGGGVPGPDVPGPDVPGPGLTGLAARLRGDDPPLVYLLEDRPGTGVAAARSAAAAAGLPVLVADPSRLDAALVPSVLREALMRGAAVVAGPLADGVLVRTFAGAPLKVPVLLAGPLPFDPAWSETQPLVLDAPAQAPAAGVWRAELPGELGFDLDAATATYRFTAGQIRRAAQAALDHAALDGAPLSAAHLHRGARLQNAGGLHKHARRIVPAVGWDDLVLPGEVAGRLHELVQRARHRDRVLGEWRLRSGGGRGRGVVALFAGESGTGKTMSAEVLAAELGLDLYVVELSAVVDKYVGETEKNLERIFTEADRMDAVLLFDEADAVFGKRSDVKDAHDRYANLESAYLLQRLESFGGIAVLTTNLRANIDDAFTRRLDLVIDFPFPDPAQRRALWEHCLAPPVPVGGDVDLDRCAREFELAGGAIRSAVVTAGYLAAAAGHPVTMDDLLAGARREYRKLGRLLPGDI; from the coding sequence GTGACCGACTCGACCGGCTACCTGCTGGCCCGCGTCGAACTGCTCCGCGCCCGGGTGCGGCTGCTGGTCGAGGAGCGGGCGGGCGCCGACCCGTCCGCCGGCGACCGGTTCCGCGGGCTGTACGTCGGGCCGGAGACGGCACGGCGGCTCGCGGACGGCCCGGGGCCCGGCGCCGTCCCCGACCCGGGCTACGAGCACGCCGTCTTGGAGCTGGCGGAGACCGTCGGCACCGCGACCCGCGCGCACCGGCTCGCCACGGCGTTCGGGCTCATCGACCTCGACATGGAGATCCTGCTCGTCGCGCTCGCACCCGACCTGGACCGCTCGTTCGAGCCGCTCTACGGCTACCTCAACGACGACGTGAGCCGCCGCCGCGCCTCCGTGGGCCTGGCCCTGGACCTGTGCGGCACCCCCGTGACCTCCGCCCCCGCACGCGCGCGGTTCGCGGCGGGGGCCCCGCTGACCGCGGGGAGGCTCCTCGTCCTGGAGGACACCGACCGCCCCTTCCTGAGCCGTGGCCTGCGGGTCCCGGACCGGGTCGCGGCGTTCCTGCTCGGCGACGACGCCCCGGACGGCGACCTCGCCGGGGTGGTGCGGCTGGACGGCGGCGGTGTCCCGGGACCGGACGTCCCGGGGCCGGACGTCCCGGGGCCGGGCCTGACCGGCTTGGCGGCCCGGCTGCGCGGGGACGATCCGCCGCTGGTCTACCTGCTGGAGGACCGGCCCGGCACGGGTGTCGCGGCGGCCCGCTCCGCGGCGGCGGCCGCGGGGCTGCCCGTGCTGGTCGCCGACCCGTCCCGGCTGGACGCGGCGCTCGTCCCGTCCGTCCTGCGCGAGGCCCTGATGCGGGGGGCGGCCGTCGTGGCCGGGCCCCTGGCGGACGGCGTCCTCGTGCGGACCTTCGCCGGCGCGCCGCTCAAGGTCCCGGTGCTCCTCGCCGGGCCGCTGCCGTTCGACCCCGCGTGGAGCGAGACGCAGCCGCTGGTCCTGGACGCCCCGGCGCAGGCGCCCGCCGCCGGAGTCTGGCGGGCGGAGCTGCCGGGCGAGCTGGGCTTCGACCTGGACGCGGCCACCGCCACCTACCGCTTCACCGCGGGCCAGATCCGCCGCGCGGCCCAGGCCGCGCTCGACCATGCCGCGCTCGACGGCGCGCCCCTGTCCGCGGCGCACCTGCACCGCGGGGCCCGGCTCCAGAACGCCGGGGGCCTGCACAAGCACGCCAGGCGGATCGTCCCCGCCGTGGGCTGGGACGACCTGGTCCTGCCCGGCGAGGTTGCCGGGCGGCTGCACGAGCTCGTCCAGCGGGCCCGCCACCGCGACCGGGTGCTCGGCGAGTGGAGGCTGCGCAGCGGCGGCGGCCGGGGACGCGGCGTGGTGGCGCTGTTCGCCGGGGAGTCCGGCACCGGCAAGACCATGTCCGCCGAGGTCCTCGCCGCCGAGCTCGGCCTCGACCTGTACGTCGTCGAGCTGTCGGCGGTGGTCGACAAGTACGTCGGCGAGACCGAGAAGAACCTCGAACGGATCTTCACCGAGGCCGACCGGATGGACGCGGTGCTGCTCTTCGACGAGGCCGACGCGGTGTTCGGCAAGCGCTCGGACGTCAAGGACGCCCACGACAGGTACGCCAACCTGGAGAGCGCCTACCTCCTGCAGCGGCTGGAGTCGTTCGGCGGCATCGCGGTCCTCACCACCAACCTGCGCGCCAACATCGACGACGCCTTCACCCGCCGCCTCGACCTCGTCATCGACTTCCCGTTCCCGGACCCGGCGCAGCGCCGGGCGCTGTGGGAGCACTGCCTGGCCCCGCCGGTCCCGGTCGGCGGCGACGTGGACCTCGACCGCTGCGCGCGGGAGTTCGAGCTGGCGGGCGGCGCGATCCGCAGCGCGGTGGTCACCGCCGGCTACCTGGCGGCCGCCGCCGGGCACCCGGTCACCATGGACGACCTGCTCGCCGGTGCCCGCCGCGAGTACCGCAAGCTGGGCCGCCTGCTCCCCGGCGACATCTAG
- a CDS encoding DUF4255 domain-containing protein, producing the protein MLHEVDAALRTLVSTRALAGGDVRLVFDAPTREWAAQRNIPTVNAYLYDVREDMARRERGPARVHGKDGRVTAYRQPPRFYRLSYLFTAWTKQPEDEHRLLSAVLGCLLRHETLPADTLPAGGMLASAGLSVPITAAVPPPDPRSIADIWSALGGELKPSLDVVVVAPFLVSPEYPAGPPVTEVEVRVRDSVYAVTEVRREPLT; encoded by the coding sequence ATGCTCCACGAAGTGGACGCCGCGCTGCGGACGCTGGTGAGCACCCGGGCGCTGGCCGGCGGCGACGTGCGCCTGGTCTTCGACGCGCCCACCCGCGAGTGGGCGGCGCAGCGCAACATCCCGACCGTCAACGCCTACCTCTACGACGTCCGCGAGGACATGGCGCGCAGGGAGCGCGGGCCGGCGCGGGTGCACGGCAAGGACGGCCGGGTGACCGCCTACCGGCAGCCGCCGCGCTTCTACCGCCTGTCCTATCTCTTCACCGCCTGGACCAAGCAGCCCGAGGACGAGCACCGGCTGCTGTCGGCGGTGCTGGGATGCCTGCTGCGCCACGAGACGCTGCCCGCTGACACGCTGCCAGCCGGGGGGATGCTGGCTTCGGCGGGACTGTCCGTCCCGATCACCGCGGCCGTCCCGCCGCCGGATCCGCGGTCGATCGCCGACATCTGGTCGGCGCTCGGCGGCGAGCTCAAGCCGTCGCTGGACGTCGTGGTGGTCGCGCCGTTCCTCGTGTCGCCCGAGTACCCCGCGGGACCGCCGGTCACCGAGGTCGAGGTCCGGGTGCGCGACAGCGTGTACGCGGTCACCGAGGTCCGCAGGGAGCCGCTCACGTGA
- a CDS encoding cupin domain-containing protein, protein MKAPVRKEELTILRWADSEIGAGLTTLSIPHRECPVTMHGAVDATGRGLVGNGRIGADVIRLAAGAGFAPHTHPGHHVLAVLAGVGTITYGGRVHRTEAGQIYLVEGEVPHAVGAISDHLILAVGAPHKPVDSADRMDLVPYTEVLAPDGDLDCLICEMSAALPDRLHDRGCPHCPCTACVRTA, encoded by the coding sequence GTGAAGGCGCCGGTCCGCAAGGAGGAGCTCACGATCCTGCGCTGGGCGGACAGCGAGATCGGCGCGGGCCTGACCACGCTGTCCATCCCGCACCGGGAGTGCCCGGTGACGATGCACGGGGCGGTCGACGCCACGGGGCGGGGCCTGGTCGGGAACGGCCGCATCGGGGCGGACGTGATCCGGCTCGCGGCGGGTGCCGGCTTCGCGCCGCACACCCATCCCGGCCACCACGTCCTCGCCGTCCTCGCGGGCGTCGGGACGATCACCTACGGCGGGCGGGTGCACCGGACCGAGGCGGGCCAGATCTATCTCGTCGAGGGCGAGGTCCCGCACGCGGTCGGGGCCATCAGCGATCATCTCATCCTCGCCGTCGGCGCACCGCACAAGCCGGTCGACTCGGCCGACCGGATGGACCTCGTCCCGTACACCGAGGTGCTCGCGCCCGACGGCGACCTGGACTGCCTGATCTGCGAGATGTCGGCCGCGCTCCCGGACCGCCTGCACGACCGGGGGTGCCCGCACTGCCCGTGCACGGCGTGCGTCAGGACGGCGTGA
- a CDS encoding AfsR/SARP family transcriptional regulator, whose amino-acid sequence MEFGILGPLEIRKDGQLLDPGPARHQKVLTAFLLSANRVVPVSRLIDVAWYENPPATARKQVRNIVSDLRRLLNGTGEAGLMSAGQTGYRLRVDTGALDASLFDDRVARARRHAADRQTGDAVAGFRAALALWRGSALAGLDSPALEPQRALLEEKRLTVLEESADLELTLGRHHRLSTELAQWVREYPLRERLTGLYMLALSRAGRQAEALQAFQQARRVLVDHLGIEPGAELQRSHQQILAGEAGLAAPPARGSHHFLPRDITDFTGRTAELERLRSALPADGHAAGAVVISAIDGMAGIGKTTLAVHAAHRLTDRYPDAQVFIDLFAHTAEQEPLGPAAALETLLRAMEVPSEKIPEGVEERAALWRAQLAGRRALVVLDNAASAAQVRPLLPGTPGCLVLITSRRRLPDLEAARTLSLGVLSPEDAAALFTRVAGDTRPPGDPRDVQEVVRLCGYLPLAIRIAAARLRARPVWDLAHLIERLRQKRRLTELAVGDRDVAAAFALSYQHLTRDQRRQFRMLGVHPGGDFDAHAAAALADVGLDEAARVLEHLVDVHLLEQPHADRYRLHDLLRLHAVHLSDGEDSEADRQAALTRTLDHYRHTAALAVKAVDCHDQPYLPSIPASSTPAPSFADPDEAVAWLEAERPNLVAAATHAAEHGWPAHVADLSNTLWCYFEHRGGHDEALRLYTHALTSARDTGDRDLEGHALHYLGLFHRHHGRNDQALVHYEQALTLACDTGDRTLRGRILGNLGPTLWHLGRGEEALVHYRQALAAARDTGDFALHCGALEGLGSLYRRQGRHDDAISHYERALDLARDIGDRRREPFVLNELGGVYGRIGRHEEAFAHLNRALDLAQPIASRLLEGLALYELGAIYGRVGRCEEAVAHLRRALDLARETANGLLEGSALCELGTAHARLGDDEEAAARLREALDLARETANRPLETEALNGLGEAARRTGDPGRALTRHQDALALAGEIGSRYERARALDGIARAHHGLGHRRQAAERWTQALAAYTELGVPEAEEVRAMLGASRSGTGR is encoded by the coding sequence ATGGAATTCGGGATCCTGGGTCCGCTGGAGATCCGAAAGGACGGGCAGCTGCTGGATCCGGGACCGGCACGCCACCAAAAGGTGCTGACCGCCTTTTTGCTGTCCGCCAACCGCGTGGTCCCGGTGTCCCGGCTGATCGATGTCGCCTGGTATGAGAATCCGCCGGCGACCGCCAGGAAACAGGTCCGCAACATTGTTTCCGATCTGCGCCGGCTGCTGAACGGCACCGGTGAGGCGGGGCTGATGTCGGCGGGCCAGACCGGGTACCGGCTCCGCGTCGACACCGGCGCGCTCGACGCGAGCCTTTTCGACGACAGGGTCGCACGGGCCCGGCGGCACGCGGCCGACCGCCAGACCGGGGACGCCGTCGCCGGGTTCCGCGCCGCGCTGGCGCTGTGGCGCGGCTCGGCCCTCGCGGGACTGGACAGCCCGGCGCTGGAGCCGCAGCGGGCCCTGCTGGAGGAGAAGCGCCTCACCGTCCTGGAGGAGTCCGCCGACCTGGAGCTCACCCTCGGCCGGCACCACCGGCTGTCGACGGAGCTGGCCCAGTGGGTGCGGGAGTATCCGCTGCGGGAACGCCTCACCGGCCTGTACATGCTGGCGCTGTCGCGGGCCGGGCGGCAGGCCGAGGCGCTCCAGGCGTTCCAGCAGGCCCGGCGGGTGCTGGTCGACCATCTCGGGATCGAGCCGGGGGCGGAGCTCCAGCGGTCCCACCAGCAGATCCTCGCCGGTGAGGCCGGTCTCGCCGCGCCGCCCGCCCGCGGCTCGCACCATTTCCTGCCGCGTGACATCACCGACTTCACCGGGCGCACGGCCGAGCTGGAGCGGCTCCGCTCCGCGCTGCCGGCGGACGGGCACGCCGCGGGCGCCGTGGTGATCAGCGCGATCGACGGGATGGCCGGGATCGGCAAGACCACCCTGGCCGTGCACGCCGCCCACCGGCTGACGGACCGGTACCCCGACGCCCAGGTGTTCATCGACCTGTTCGCCCACACCGCCGAGCAGGAGCCGCTCGGCCCCGCCGCCGCGCTGGAGACGTTACTGCGCGCGATGGAGGTCCCCTCGGAGAAGATCCCGGAGGGGGTCGAGGAGCGGGCCGCGCTGTGGCGCGCCCAGCTCGCCGGGCGCCGTGCCCTCGTCGTCCTGGACAACGCCGCCAGCGCCGCGCAGGTGCGCCCGCTGCTGCCCGGGACGCCCGGCTGCCTGGTGCTGATCACCAGCCGCCGGCGGCTCCCCGACCTGGAGGCCGCCCGCACCCTGTCCCTCGGCGTGCTGTCCCCGGAGGACGCGGCGGCGCTGTTCACCCGCGTCGCCGGCGACACCCGCCCGCCCGGCGACCCGCGGGACGTCCAGGAGGTGGTGCGGCTGTGCGGCTACCTGCCCCTGGCGATCCGCATCGCCGCCGCCCGCCTGCGCGCCCGCCCCGTCTGGGACCTCGCCCACCTGATCGAGCGGCTGCGGCAGAAGCGGCGGCTGACGGAGCTGGCCGTCGGCGACCGCGACGTCGCCGCCGCCTTCGCCCTGTCGTACCAGCACCTCACCCGCGACCAGCGGCGCCAGTTCCGGATGCTGGGCGTGCACCCGGGCGGCGACTTCGACGCCCATGCGGCCGCGGCCCTCGCGGACGTCGGGCTGGACGAGGCCGCCCGCGTGCTGGAGCACCTCGTCGACGTCCATCTCCTGGAGCAGCCCCACGCCGACCGGTACCGCCTGCACGACCTGCTCCGGCTGCACGCCGTCCACCTGTCCGACGGCGAGGACAGCGAAGCCGACCGGCAGGCGGCGCTGACCCGGACGCTCGACCACTACCGGCACACCGCCGCGCTCGCGGTGAAGGCCGTCGACTGCCACGACCAGCCGTACCTGCCCAGCATCCCCGCGTCCTCGACCCCGGCCCCCTCGTTCGCCGACCCCGACGAGGCCGTGGCGTGGCTGGAGGCCGAGCGGCCGAACCTGGTCGCGGCCGCGACCCATGCCGCCGAGCACGGCTGGCCCGCCCACGTCGCCGACCTGTCCAACACCCTGTGGTGCTACTTCGAGCACCGGGGCGGCCACGACGAGGCCCTCCGCCTGTACACGCACGCGCTCACGTCGGCCCGCGACACCGGCGACCGCGACCTCGAAGGCCACGCGCTGCACTACCTCGGCCTCTTCCACCGGCACCACGGGCGCAACGACCAGGCCCTCGTCCACTACGAGCAGGCCCTCACGCTGGCGTGCGACACCGGCGACCGCACCCTCCGGGGCCGCATCCTCGGCAACCTCGGCCCGACGCTGTGGCACCTGGGACGCGGCGAGGAGGCGCTCGTCCACTACCGGCAGGCGCTGGCGGCGGCGCGCGACACCGGCGACTTCGCCCTCCACTGCGGGGCGCTGGAGGGCCTCGGGAGCCTGTACCGGCGGCAGGGACGCCATGACGACGCCATCTCCCACTACGAGCGGGCCCTCGACCTGGCGCGCGACATCGGCGACCGCAGGCGCGAGCCGTTCGTCCTCAACGAACTCGGCGGCGTCTACGGGCGGATCGGACGCCACGAGGAGGCGTTCGCGCACCTCAACCGGGCACTCGACCTGGCCCAGCCGATAGCCAGCCGTCTCCTGGAGGGCCTGGCACTGTACGAGCTCGGTGCCATCTACGGGCGCGTCGGACGCTGCGAGGAGGCGGTCGCGCACCTCCGCCGGGCCCTCGACCTGGCCCGCGAGACCGCGAACGGCCTGCTCGAAGGCTCCGCGCTGTGCGAGCTCGGCACCGCCCACGCGCGCCTCGGGGACGACGAGGAGGCGGCAGCGCGTCTCCGCGAGGCGCTCGACCTGGCCCGCGAGACCGCCAACCGCCCGCTGGAGACCGAGGCGCTGAACGGGCTCGGCGAGGCCGCCCGGCGCACCGGCGATCCGGGCCGTGCCCTCACCCGCCACCAGGACGCGCTCGCGCTCGCGGGCGAGATCGGCAGCCGGTACGAGCGGGCCCGCGCCCTCGACGGCATCGCCCGCGCCCACCACGGGCTCGGGCACCGGCGCCAGGCCGCCGAGCGGTGGACACAGGCGCTGGCCGCCTACACCGAGCTCGGCGTCCCCGAGGCCGAGGAGGTGCGGGCGATGCTCGGCGCCTCGCGTTCCGGCACCGGCCGGTGA
- a CDS encoding AfsR/SARP family transcriptional regulator, which yields MKHRQLLALLLLRANHAVSTDQLVDGMWPGDPPSSAKGNVKTYISVLRPQVCQAGALIETVPRGYRLLVPVELVDVLLFEALVQAGTRAAQDGDDARAVQHLQRATALWRGEALQDVLPCGGPIRDAATRLNEKRLAVVQDLAAALIRLGRYGDAIDYLRTAVCEEPLRERLWSLLMVALHREGRRADSLAAYLEFRAIIVKSIGLEPSRDLRTLHSRILLDDPL from the coding sequence GTGAAACACCGCCAGCTCCTCGCCCTGCTGCTGCTCCGGGCCAACCACGCCGTCTCGACGGACCAGCTCGTGGACGGCATGTGGCCGGGCGACCCGCCGTCGTCAGCCAAGGGCAACGTCAAGACCTACATCTCGGTGCTGCGCCCCCAGGTCTGCCAGGCCGGGGCCCTGATCGAGACCGTCCCGCGCGGCTACCGGCTCCTCGTGCCCGTGGAACTCGTGGACGTGCTGCTCTTCGAGGCGCTGGTCCAGGCCGGCACCCGGGCCGCGCAGGACGGGGACGACGCGCGGGCCGTCCAGCACTTACAGCGGGCCACCGCCCTGTGGCGCGGCGAGGCGCTCCAGGACGTGCTCCCCTGCGGCGGCCCGATCCGGGACGCCGCGACCCGCCTGAACGAGAAACGGCTCGCGGTCGTCCAGGACCTCGCGGCGGCGCTCATCCGGCTCGGCCGCTACGGGGACGCCATCGACTACCTGCGGACGGCGGTCTGCGAGGAGCCGCTGCGCGAGCGGCTCTGGTCGCTGCTGATGGTCGCGCTCCACCGGGAGGGACGGCGGGCCGACTCCCTCGCGGCCTACCTGGAGTTCCGGGCGATCATCGTGAAGAGCATCGGCCTGGAGCCCAGCCGCGACCTGCGGACCCTCCACAGCCGCATCCTCCTCGACGACCCGCTGTAG
- a CDS encoding copper amine oxidase, translated as MTTFERVRARLRSGIGFGAAASCAALLCAAAPAASAAHAPAHASAAAAPADCAGQYKIDKRFPNGARWQICWEARDGEGLRMLNVRYTPKGSGEVKVLRDLALTQVHVPYDDDSQRHLDMPLDLNYAARLLPRDCPGGEIRKHNGRPLVCVNTNGRGYGYKKTDVDADKEKQRQSSELVVFGVFEVGWYDYILEYRFTDDGQITPRLGATGSLASDRTSAKHGWPIGRGNTHYSPNHFHNAFWRADFDLQGPAGDKVEQFDFSGQGALKRTILRKTLTRETAVKLAPDRFWRVVDPAVKNADGHPISWQISDIASSQFRGPASAGEQFTLSDLYVTQRKACERLAAQNEEPRCAKQVDKFVNGQALTDPIVWVSVDFHHIPRDEDHDPLPAHWQGFTISPRDVTAKNPY; from the coding sequence ATGACCACCTTCGAACGAGTGCGGGCCCGGCTGCGGTCGGGGATCGGCTTCGGAGCGGCGGCGTCATGCGCCGCCCTGCTGTGCGCGGCCGCACCGGCCGCGTCCGCCGCCCACGCGCCCGCCCACGCCTCCGCCGCCGCGGCGCCGGCCGACTGCGCAGGCCAATACAAGATCGACAAGAGATTCCCGAACGGGGCCCGGTGGCAGATCTGCTGGGAGGCCCGCGACGGCGAGGGCCTGCGCATGCTCAACGTCCGGTACACCCCCAAGGGGAGCGGCGAGGTCAAGGTGCTGCGGGACCTGGCGCTGACCCAGGTCCACGTGCCCTACGACGACGACTCCCAGCGCCACCTCGACATGCCGCTGGACCTGAACTACGCCGCACGGCTCCTGCCGCGCGACTGCCCGGGGGGCGAGATCCGCAAGCACAACGGCCGTCCCCTGGTCTGCGTCAACACCAACGGGCGCGGCTACGGCTACAAGAAGACCGACGTCGACGCGGACAAGGAGAAGCAGCGGCAGTCGAGCGAGCTGGTCGTGTTCGGGGTCTTCGAGGTCGGCTGGTACGACTACATCCTGGAGTACCGGTTCACCGACGACGGGCAGATCACCCCGCGGCTCGGCGCGACCGGCTCGCTGGCGTCCGACCGTACCTCGGCCAAGCACGGCTGGCCGATCGGGCGGGGCAACACCCACTACTCCCCGAACCACTTCCACAACGCGTTCTGGCGCGCCGACTTCGACCTCCAGGGACCGGCCGGCGACAAGGTCGAGCAGTTCGACTTCTCCGGCCAGGGCGCCCTCAAGCGCACGATCCTGCGCAAGACGCTCACCCGGGAGACGGCGGTCAAGCTCGCGCCCGACCGCTTCTGGCGCGTGGTGGACCCGGCCGTCAAGAACGCCGACGGCCACCCCATCTCCTGGCAGATCAGCGACATCGCCAGCAGCCAGTTCCGCGGGCCCGCGTCGGCCGGCGAGCAGTTCACCCTCTCCGACCTCTACGTCACCCAGCGCAAGGCGTGCGAGCGGCTGGCCGCCCAGAACGAGGAGCCGCGCTGCGCCAAGCAGGTCGACAAGTTCGTCAACGGGCAGGCGCTGACCGACCCGATCGTCTGGGTCAGCGTCGACTTCCACCACATCCCCCGCGACGAGGACCACGACCCGCTGCCCGCGCACTGGCAGGGCTTCACGATCAGCCCGCGCGACGTCACCGCCAAGAACCCCTACTGA
- a CDS encoding peptidase inhibitor family I36 protein: MTSAPPRPLLRAGAASGALLVAAVATVAAVSVAAVPADARAATACRDNKGWWCLYGKPDLQDGGGLIGTNNGDTDLKMEKDWSFFNDGTRSAINRTDSYVGLYDDIEFKGLISCLPPRTRLREFRGGVSSLRIHPSRGAACLGSGGAVQPELLDTGPSPTAAPRRSPRREQPARPTAKPEPTATPETGEPSPELALPSVDGPASPLPSPPPVKIAVPRSAAGKDGVSWQPVAAVAAGMTGVLALAVLGVGGWVFGRRYRAGQGPRTAADPGAALRVHRALLLLAVDCEQDGREVPKARAVTIDEAEVALHLAAADENAPEPWRVAPGGRRWLLSVADIDEITGDSVPAAPYPLLALVRPGMWVNLAALPGPIALAGNRKAARKAALALARGMRENPWREGVRVRTVGFPPEAVTGPEDGAERGRVVIIDDGMQVPAKTPPGSAVVAVGRPERVGTTWRVRFDGSIVPPAEVLEKDPAPATAGPAAAGAQ, encoded by the coding sequence GTGACCTCCGCGCCGCCGCGCCCGCTGCTGAGGGCCGGCGCGGCGTCCGGCGCGCTGCTCGTGGCCGCCGTCGCCACGGTCGCCGCCGTCTCCGTCGCCGCCGTCCCGGCGGACGCGAGGGCCGCCACCGCATGCCGCGACAACAAAGGCTGGTGGTGCCTGTACGGCAAACCGGACCTCCAGGACGGCGGCGGGCTCATCGGCACCAACAACGGTGACACCGACCTCAAGATGGAAAAGGACTGGTCGTTCTTCAACGACGGGACGCGGTCGGCGATCAACCGCACCGACAGCTACGTGGGCCTGTACGACGACATCGAGTTCAAAGGGCTGATCTCGTGCCTGCCGCCCAGGACACGGCTGCGCGAGTTCCGCGGCGGCGTCAGCTCGCTGCGCATCCACCCGAGCCGCGGCGCGGCGTGCCTGGGGTCGGGGGGCGCGGTGCAGCCGGAGCTGCTGGACACCGGGCCGAGCCCGACCGCGGCGCCGAGGAGGTCGCCCAGGCGGGAGCAGCCCGCCCGTCCCACGGCGAAGCCCGAGCCGACCGCGACGCCCGAGACGGGCGAGCCCTCACCCGAGCTCGCCCTGCCGTCGGTGGACGGCCCGGCGTCGCCGCTGCCCAGCCCGCCGCCCGTCAAGATCGCCGTGCCGCGGTCCGCCGCCGGGAAGGACGGTGTCTCGTGGCAGCCCGTGGCCGCCGTCGCGGCCGGTATGACGGGCGTCCTGGCGCTCGCCGTCCTCGGGGTCGGCGGATGGGTGTTCGGCCGCCGCTACCGCGCCGGCCAGGGGCCCCGCACCGCGGCCGACCCCGGCGCGGCCCTGCGCGTCCACCGCGCGCTGCTGCTGCTGGCGGTCGACTGCGAGCAGGACGGGCGGGAGGTGCCGAAGGCGCGCGCGGTGACGATCGACGAGGCGGAGGTGGCCCTGCACCTGGCCGCCGCCGACGAGAACGCCCCGGAGCCCTGGCGGGTCGCGCCCGGCGGGCGGCGCTGGCTGCTGTCCGTCGCCGACATCGACGAGATCACCGGCGACTCCGTCCCCGCCGCGCCCTATCCGCTGCTCGCCCTGGTGCGGCCTGGCATGTGGGTGAACCTGGCGGCGCTGCCGGGGCCGATCGCGCTCGCGGGCAACCGCAAGGCCGCCCGCAAGGCGGCGCTCGCGCTGGCGCGGGGCATGCGGGAGAACCCGTGGCGCGAGGGCGTCCGGGTCCGGACGGTCGGCTTCCCGCCCGAGGCGGTGACCGGGCCGGAGGACGGCGCCGAACGCGGCCGGGTCGTGATCATCGACGACGGCATGCAGGTGCCCGCCAAGACCCCGCCCGGATCGGCCGTCGTGGCGGTCGGGCGGCCGGAGCGCGTCGGGACGACCTGGCGGGTCCGGTTCGACGGGTCGATCGTGCCGCCGGCCGAGGTCCTGGAGAAGGACCCCGCCCCGGCGACGGCCGGCCCCGCGGCGGCGGGAGCGCAGTGA
- a CDS encoding helix-turn-helix transcriptional regulator, producing the protein MRETIAVAVHAPDPITYAGVVGGLRHHPELNLVDETDAVVTVVVAEAVDEQVKGVLRRFSRSIGSRSVLIVSDLKEAHLLEVVECGVVAMLWRRDAGPDGIARAIVAAAGGHGSLPPDLQGRLLKQIGRIQRGAGAHGLTAAGLAERERDVLRLISDGLDTSEIARKLAYSERTVKNVLHGLMTRLQLRNRAHAVAYAIREGYI; encoded by the coding sequence GTGAGGGAGACCATCGCCGTGGCGGTGCACGCGCCCGACCCCATCACCTACGCGGGCGTGGTCGGCGGGCTGCGCCACCACCCGGAGCTGAACCTGGTGGACGAGACCGACGCGGTCGTCACCGTCGTCGTCGCCGAGGCCGTCGACGAGCAGGTCAAAGGGGTGCTGCGGCGCTTCTCGCGCTCGATCGGCTCACGGTCGGTCCTGATCGTCAGCGATCTGAAGGAGGCGCACCTGCTGGAGGTCGTGGAGTGCGGCGTCGTCGCGATGCTCTGGCGGCGCGACGCCGGGCCCGACGGCATCGCCCGCGCCATCGTCGCCGCCGCCGGCGGCCACGGCAGCCTGCCCCCGGACCTGCAGGGGCGGCTGCTGAAGCAGATCGGCCGCATCCAGCGCGGCGCGGGCGCCCACGGCCTCACCGCCGCGGGGCTGGCCGAGCGGGAACGCGACGTCCTCCGCCTCATCTCCGACGGCCTGGACACCTCCGAGATCGCCAGGAAGCTCGCCTACTCGGAGCGGACCGTCAAGAACGTGCTGCACGGCCTGATGACCCGCCTGCAACTGCGCAACCGGGCCCACGCCGTCGCCTACGCCATCCGGGAGGGCTACATCTGA